From a region of the Candidatus Pelagibacter sp. FZCC0015 genome:
- a CDS encoding DUF1737 domain-containing protein, whose amino-acid sequence MKGYRFITDDDTARFCNRVTEALSNGWKLYGEPKMTFDKKRGIMRCGQAVIKNVPNKKYSK is encoded by the coding sequence ATGAAGGGATACAGATTTATTACTGATGATGATACAGCAAGATTTTGTAATCGAGTAACTGAGGCATTATCGAATGGATGGAAATTATATGGTGAACCCAAAATGACATTTGATAAAAAACGAGGAATAATGCGATGTGGCCAAGCAGTTATAAAAAATGTTCCAAATAAAAAATACTCAAAATAA